In the Drosophila gunungcola strain Sukarami unplaced genomic scaffold, Dgunungcola_SK_2 000001F, whole genome shotgun sequence genome, one interval contains:
- the LOC128261947 gene encoding serine protease inhibitor 42Dd-like produces MKCVFLLFLAMSVAGQFVSDFYKRFAKDNLDKNICISPFSVEILMHMVYMGAGGKTAQELRKILKPPPNESQVAPRFKDILTNLEVNENEVILANRIYVNDEYQLVSGYNELVKDSFKAEAQTINLKNSDNAASVVNKWAIEVSSGRIRNIVSPNDMKPDLKVALLSAIYFKPEWLYKFNPKDTYIADFHVTAQKRIPVEMMRMSGNFGVKITFRLNAQYIYLPLRNSNLTMVIFLPLEVDGLEKVEKRISTYFFRTIHKEYVDLRLPKFKIEFSADVKNILGKMGIRDAFESSADLSGLVKPSKAPINKVFQKASFEVDEEGDDEDTPPIEEYNKCAGCGQWEFIAEHPFAYLIRDQHTTYIQGHVVNPGT; encoded by the exons ATGAAGTGTGTAT TTTTGTTGTTCTTGGCCATGTCAGTGGCCGGCCAATTCGTTAGTGATTTTTACAAACGTTTTGCCAAGGATAATTTAGAcaaaaacatttgtatttCGCCTTTCTCCGTCGAAATCCTTATGCATATGGTCTACATGGGAGCCGGGGGAAAGACAGCCCAAGAACTGAGAAAAATACTGAAGCCGCCACCCAACGAATCGCAAGTGGCCCCAAGATTCAAGGACATTTTGACCAATCTCGAAGTAAATGAGAACGAGGTCATTCTGGCCAATCGCATATACGTCAACGATGAATACCAGTTAGTTTCGGGCTATAATGAGCTGGTTAAGGATTCCTTTAAGGCTGAGGCCCAGACTATCAACCTAAAAAATTCCGACAATGCAGCTTCCGTTGTCAATAAGTGGGCAATTGAAGTGTCCAGCGGCAGGATAAGAAATATAGTTTCACCCAATGATATGAAACCGGACTTAAAAGTGGCGCTCTTAAGtgccatttattttaagccCGAGTGGCTGTACAAGTTCAACCCAAAGGATACCTATATTGCCGATTTCCATGTTACTGCCCAGAAACGCATTCCTGTCGAAATGATGAGAATGAGTGGCAATTTCGGGGTGAAAATTACTTTTCGCTTAAATgcccaatatatatatctgcCTTTGCGGAACTCAAACCTAACCATGGTGATCTTTTTGCCCCTTGAAGTCGATGGCCTGGAAAAGGTGGAGAAGAGGATCTCAACCTATTTCTTCCGAACAATACACAAGGAATATGTGGACTTAAGGCTGCCCAAgtttaaaatcgaattttcCGCAGATGTGAAGAACATTCTTGGGAAG ATGGGCATACGAGATGCATTTGAGAGCTCTGCGGACTTAAGTGGTCTAGTAAAACCGTCAAAGGCCCCGATCAACAAAGTCTTTCAAAAGGCCTCTTTTGAGGTTGATGAGGAGGGCGACGACGAAGACACTCCTCCAA TTGAGGAATACAACAAATGTGCAGGTTGCGGGCAATGGGAGTTCATCGCAGAGCACCCGTTTGCCTACCTCATTCGGGATCAGCATACTACTTACATTCAAGGACATGTCGTTAACCCGGGAACgtga
- the LOC128261954 gene encoding uncharacterized protein LOC128261954, which translates to MLRKICFFLISFVAFEAALACNGYKAKLVKMENCAGEDAIMTVGSDFSIKLNKKCELVPSGCISNKPFGTAVAKFKVQKDGIVMKEGKIDLCAAIDQATSEAKDLLRLFGAPSSCPVAEEKVCANDHTVDLSKYKAMLGMARGHLIIDSEIKHDTGKSCFHAEIELTKN; encoded by the exons ATGCTGCGAAAGATCTGCTTTTTCCTGATCAGTTTTGTGGCCTTTGAGGCTGCCTTGGCTTGT AATGGCTACAAGGCCAAGCTGGTGAAGATGGAGAACTGTGCCGGCGAGGATGCCATCATGACGGTGGGCAGCGACTTCAGCATCAAGCTGAACAAGAAATGCGAGCTGGTGCCCTCGGGTTGCATAAGCAATAAGCCATTTGGAACCGCCGTGGCCAAGTTCAAGGTCCAGAAGGATGGCATCGTGATGAAGGAGGGCAAGATCGACCTGTGCGCCGCCATCGATCAGGCCACCTCCGAGGCCAAGGACCTGCTCCGGCTCTTTGGAGCTCCATCATCCTGCCCAGTGGCCGAGGAGAAGGTCTGCGCCAACGATCACACCGTGGATCTCAGCAAGTACAAGGCCATGTTGGGCATGGCCCGCGGTCACCTGATCATCGACTCCGAGATCAAGCATGACACT GGCAAGTCCTGCTTCCATGCCGAAATCGAGCTCACCAAGAACTAA
- the LOC128261956 gene encoding uncharacterized protein LOC128261956: protein MKLLLLLTVLAVSCFLAEGFRRRTKNRDCLVKHKYAHEKVCRGPRRVYYRFHRVLFDCIQMTTRCYKFFKRNEFDTLKKCRDGCAYHMKIPTEGAIATTITATTAGGAEETTEAPTETPTEAPTTEAVAERSAVEVEKKVPA, encoded by the exons ATGAAGTTACTACTTTTGTTGACAGTTTTAGCAGTCAGTTGCTtccttgcagagggttttAGGCGCAGGA CCAAGAACAGAGACTGTTTGGTGAAGCACAAATACGCACACGAAAAGGTTTGTAGGGGACCCCGTAGAGTTTACTACAGGTTCCATCGAGTTCTGTTTGATTGCATACAG ATGACTACAAGGTGCTACAAATTCTTTAAGAGAAACGAGTTTGACACTCTAAAAAAGTGCAGAGATGGCTGTGCCTATCATATGAAGATACCTACTGAAGGAGCAATAGCAACCACAATTACTGCAACTACTGCTGGAGGAGCAGAAGAAACTACGGAAGCTCCTACGGAAACTCCTACGGAAGCTCCTACAACAGAAGCAGTTGCAGAAAGAAGTGCGGTGGAAGTCGAGAAAAAAGTACCTGCTTGA
- the LOC128263529 gene encoding outer dense fiber protein 3-like yields MGSSKEGKIRSAPAYTITGREKPPLIPVMIFPGPGYYDGEYTVVKPKPPVYSMRGKYKMGSEDAKPGPGAHCPEKYWEKRSPPAISFGILHSPYLKKPLPINLSHVPAYSFGIKHSQYLGRLNEKNSEFDYSFSGIC; encoded by the exons ATGGGCAGCAGCAAGGAGGGCAAGATCCGCTCGGCTCCGGCCTACACGATCACGGGTCGCGAGAAGCCGCCGCTGATTCCGGTTATGATCTTCCCCGGACCCGGATACTACGACGGCGAGTACACGGTGGTCAAGCCCAAGCCACCGGTCTACTCGATGCGGGGCAAGTACAAGATGGGCAGCGAAGATGCGAAGCCCGGACCCGGAGCCCACTGTCCGGAGAAG TACTGGGAGAAACGTTCGCCGCCGGCCATATCCTTTGGAATACTCCATTCCCCTTACCTCAAGAAGCCCCTGCCG ATAAACCTCTCCCATGTGCCCGCCTACAGCTTTGGAATCAAGCACTCGCAGTATTTGGGTCGCCTGAATGAGAAGAACTCCGAGTTTGACTATAGCTTTTCCGGAATCTGCTGA